The following proteins come from a genomic window of Microbacterium sp. SY138:
- a CDS encoding ABC transporter ATP-binding protein, with protein sequence MTLANGLPAERRAAVEPGLRADIVVEREHFAVEVAVQAAVGETVAVMGPSGAGKSTLLQALAGLEPLTAGQIDVAGRVVDRVSAPRVRTTPMNRGIVLLGQDARLFPHLSVCENVAFGPRAAGADAGSARDLADEWLARVGLRGAGGRMPRELSGGEGQRVAVARALAASPRAVLLDEPLVALDPATAGDIRQMLRDQLAGITTIAVTHDAADAVALAERLVIIEAGRVTQSGPVRAVLSAPASGFVASIAGVNRVAGVAAGGAWRNGDLHLTTADAGSLALAAVDGTPLAAVFRPEHVRVVDAADPDAWRTEVTRLEPTLAGVRVQTAGCAVDVSLADAAGLAPGDAVHLRVDPAHVSFVPVL encoded by the coding sequence ATGACCCTGGCGAACGGTCTGCCGGCCGAGCGCCGCGCCGCCGTCGAACCGGGACTGCGCGCCGACATCGTGGTCGAGCGCGAGCACTTCGCCGTCGAGGTCGCCGTGCAGGCCGCGGTCGGTGAGACGGTCGCCGTCATGGGACCGAGCGGCGCGGGAAAGTCGACACTGCTGCAGGCCCTCGCGGGACTCGAGCCACTGACCGCCGGGCAGATCGACGTCGCGGGACGCGTGGTCGACCGCGTGTCCGCGCCCCGCGTGCGGACCACGCCGATGAATCGGGGCATCGTGCTGCTGGGACAGGATGCACGGCTGTTCCCGCATCTCTCGGTGTGCGAGAACGTGGCTTTCGGCCCCCGAGCTGCAGGGGCGGATGCCGGCTCGGCACGCGACCTTGCGGACGAATGGCTCGCACGCGTCGGACTCCGCGGTGCCGGCGGACGGATGCCTCGCGAGCTCTCCGGCGGGGAGGGGCAACGCGTCGCGGTCGCCCGGGCTCTCGCCGCGTCCCCGCGCGCGGTGCTGCTCGACGAGCCGCTGGTGGCGCTCGACCCGGCGACGGCCGGCGACATCCGACAGATGTTGCGTGATCAGCTGGCCGGGATCACCACGATCGCGGTCACGCACGATGCCGCGGATGCCGTCGCGCTGGCGGAGCGGCTCGTGATCATCGAGGCCGGTCGGGTCACACAGAGCGGACCGGTGCGCGCCGTCCTGTCGGCTCCGGCTTCCGGGTTCGTCGCGTCGATCGCGGGGGTCAATCGCGTGGCGGGGGTCGCCGCGGGCGGCGCCTGGCGGAACGGAGATCTGCACCTCACGACCGCGGATGCCGGCTCGCTCGCGCTCGCCGCAGTCGACGGCACCCCTCTCGCTGCGGTCTTCCGCCCCGAGCACGTGCGCGTCGTCGACGCCGCGGATCCGGATGCCTGGCGCACCGAGGTCACGCGACTCGAGCCCACCCTCGCCGGTGTGCGCGTGCAGACCGCGGGATGCGCGGTCGATGTCTCCCTCGCCGACGCTGCCGGGCTCGCGCCGGGAGATGCGGTCCACCTGCGGGTAGACCCCGCGCACGTGAGCTTCGTGCCCGTGCTCTGA
- the moaA gene encoding GTP 3',8-cyclase MoaA produces the protein MAVVPVVIGVRAPRVDPSPQAASLAGIGGGLVDTHGRVHRDLRISLTDRCSLRCTYCMPEQGNEWLARTSILSTDEIVEVAEVAAALGIRTFRLTGGEPLLRTDIVEVVRRISRIEGEGGPVEVAMTTNGISLAQKLPALIDAGLTRLNISIDTVDRQRFADLTRRDRLDDVFEGIAAAAASELRPLKLNAVAMRGVNDDELVDLVEFAMSVGAQLRFIEQMPLDAGHTWDRASMVTREEILASLGERWRLDPVEGRGGAPAEKWRIDGGPHEVGVIASVTAPFCGACDRLRLTADGQLRNCLFSLAEYDLTGLLRGESASAPGERADEIAALLRSCVHGKLPGHAIDDPSFLQPARGMNAIGG, from the coding sequence ATGGCGGTCGTACCGGTCGTGATCGGTGTGCGCGCGCCGCGCGTCGATCCGTCTCCGCAGGCCGCCTCTCTCGCAGGAATCGGCGGAGGTCTCGTCGACACGCACGGCCGGGTGCATCGCGATCTGCGCATCTCGCTCACCGATCGCTGCTCCCTGCGCTGCACGTACTGCATGCCCGAGCAGGGCAACGAGTGGCTCGCCCGCACGAGCATCCTCTCCACCGACGAGATCGTCGAGGTGGCCGAAGTGGCCGCGGCCCTCGGCATCCGCACCTTCCGGCTCACCGGCGGCGAGCCGCTGCTGCGGACCGACATCGTCGAGGTGGTGAGGCGAATCTCCCGCATCGAGGGGGAGGGGGGCCCCGTCGAGGTCGCGATGACCACCAACGGCATCAGCCTCGCCCAGAAGCTCCCGGCCCTGATCGATGCCGGGCTCACTCGCCTCAACATCAGCATCGACACGGTCGATCGTCAGCGCTTCGCCGACCTGACCAGGCGCGACCGCCTCGACGATGTGTTCGAGGGCATCGCGGCGGCTGCGGCATCCGAGCTCCGCCCGCTCAAGCTCAACGCGGTCGCGATGCGCGGCGTCAACGACGACGAGCTGGTCGACCTGGTGGAGTTCGCGATGAGCGTCGGCGCGCAACTGCGATTCATCGAGCAGATGCCGCTCGACGCCGGACACACCTGGGACCGGGCCTCGATGGTCACGCGCGAGGAGATCCTCGCGTCGCTCGGGGAACGCTGGCGTCTCGATCCGGTCGAGGGTCGGGGAGGCGCACCCGCCGAGAAGTGGCGGATCGACGGCGGCCCGCATGAGGTCGGTGTGATCGCCTCGGTCACGGCCCCGTTCTGCGGCGCCTGCGACCGCCTGCGGCTGACGGCAGACGGCCAGCTGCGCAACTGCCTCTTCTCGCTCGCCGAGTACGACCTGACCGGGCTGCTGCGCGGAGAGTCGGCCTCCGCCCCGGGCGAGCGCGCCGATGAGATCGCCGCACTGCTGCGCTCGTGCGTGCACGGCAAGCTGCCGGGGCACGCGATCGACGACCCCTCCTTCCTGCAGCCGGCCCGCGGGATGAACGCGATCGGCGGCTGA
- a CDS encoding GNAT family N-acetyltransferase translates to MLVRRATTADIDRLSALNAGVQLLHAEGRPDLFREPEPEALRAFLAEQLAEGAIVLIADVDGAVGGYILAEVNARPANPFRHASKSLYVHHIAVDPGQRRQGVGQQLMDAAVAIGRAEDVDAVRLDSWSFNHDAHTFFEAMGFTPINVVFERRLR, encoded by the coding sequence ATGTTGGTTCGAAGAGCGACAACAGCAGACATCGATCGGCTCAGCGCCCTCAACGCCGGGGTCCAACTGCTACACGCGGAGGGGAGACCCGATCTTTTCAGAGAGCCAGAACCGGAGGCGCTGCGTGCGTTCCTCGCCGAGCAGCTAGCTGAGGGTGCGATCGTCCTCATCGCGGACGTGGACGGCGCGGTCGGCGGCTACATACTCGCCGAGGTCAACGCGCGACCTGCGAATCCGTTCCGTCACGCGTCCAAGAGCCTGTATGTGCACCACATCGCTGTCGACCCCGGCCAACGGCGACAAGGCGTCGGTCAGCAACTGATGGACGCTGCCGTCGCCATCGGGCGCGCAGAGGACGTAGATGCGGTGAGACTCGATTCGTGGTCGTTCAACCACGACGCGCACACGTTCTTCGAGGCAATGGGGTTCACTCCGATCAACGTGGTCTTCGAGCGGCGTCTTCGCTAG
- a CDS encoding ribbon-helix-helix protein, CopG family — MSEHLLNGRPVTDEQIQAWADEAEAGYDLSTLPKPRRGRPTVGDGPGVVIPVRLDATTIAALTARAEAEGIATRSEAIRAAVREWAHVA; from the coding sequence ATGAGCGAGCACCTGTTGAACGGCAGGCCCGTGACCGACGAGCAGATCCAGGCGTGGGCAGATGAGGCCGAGGCCGGCTATGACCTGTCGACACTTCCCAAGCCGCGTCGAGGTCGACCGACCGTGGGCGATGGGCCCGGCGTGGTAATTCCGGTCCGGCTCGACGCAACCACCATCGCTGCCCTGACGGCGCGCGCTGAGGCCGAGGGCATCGCCACGCGCTCTGAGGCGATTCGCGCCGCGGTGCGCGAGTGGGCACACGTTGCCTGA
- a CDS encoding amidohydrolase, which yields MTIDLEALYIDLHQHPELSFQETRTAGIAAQHLRDLGLEVEEGVGVTGVVGVLRNGEGPVVWVRADMDALPVEEQTGLSYASTAKGVDPAGTTVPVMHACGHDMHVTAMIGAVEKLVAERSDWSGTLVVLIQPAEEYGAGARAMLDDGILDRYPKPDVVLGQHVTPLPAGVIGVRSGTQMAASDGLTVTLHGRGGHGSRPHATIDPVVMAAATVMRLQTIASREIDPQGVAVVTVGSIHAGLKNNIIPAEAKLELSLRYPNEETRDKVLASVERIVRAEATASGAEREPEIRTDHTLPATINDEDATVRVTAALQRALGEAAVIDPGMFTGSEDVSWFARDAGAPLVFWFWGGIDPARFAEAVAAGRLGEDIPTNHSPFFAPEIHPTIEVGVTALSAAAREFLA from the coding sequence ATGACGATCGATCTCGAAGCGCTCTACATCGACCTGCACCAGCATCCTGAGCTCTCGTTCCAGGAGACGCGCACCGCCGGCATCGCCGCCCAGCACCTGCGCGATCTGGGGCTCGAGGTCGAGGAGGGCGTCGGGGTGACCGGCGTGGTCGGAGTGCTGCGCAACGGCGAAGGCCCGGTCGTCTGGGTGCGAGCCGACATGGACGCACTGCCCGTCGAGGAGCAGACCGGTCTGTCCTACGCGAGCACGGCGAAGGGCGTCGACCCCGCGGGCACCACCGTTCCCGTCATGCACGCCTGCGGTCACGACATGCACGTCACCGCCATGATCGGTGCGGTCGAGAAGCTCGTCGCCGAGCGATCCGACTGGTCGGGCACCCTCGTCGTGCTGATCCAGCCTGCCGAGGAGTACGGCGCCGGAGCGCGAGCGATGCTCGACGACGGGATCCTCGACCGCTACCCGAAGCCCGACGTGGTGCTCGGCCAGCACGTGACCCCGTTGCCCGCCGGCGTGATCGGCGTGCGCAGCGGCACGCAGATGGCCGCCTCCGACGGACTCACCGTCACCCTGCACGGCCGCGGCGGACACGGCTCGCGCCCGCATGCCACGATCGACCCCGTCGTCATGGCCGCCGCCACCGTGATGCGCCTGCAGACCATCGCCTCGCGCGAGATCGACCCGCAGGGCGTCGCCGTCGTGACCGTGGGATCGATCCACGCGGGCCTCAAGAACAACATCATCCCCGCCGAGGCGAAGCTCGAGCTCAGCCTGCGCTATCCGAACGAGGAGACGCGCGACAAGGTGCTCGCGAGCGTCGAGCGCATCGTGCGGGCAGAGGCCACCGCCTCGGGCGCCGAGCGGGAGCCCGAGATCCGCACCGACCACACGCTCCCCGCCACCATCAACGACGAGGACGCCACCGTCCGGGTGACCGCGGCCCTGCAGCGCGCCCTGGGCGAGGCGGCCGTCATCGACCCCGGAATGTTCACCGGCAGCGAAGACGTCTCGTGGTTCGCCCGCGACGCCGGGGCACCCCTCGTGTTCTGGTTCTGGGGCGGCATCGACCCCGCCCGGTTCGCCGAAGCAGTCGCCGCGGGCCGCCTGGGCGAGGACATCCCCACCAACCACTCGCCGTTCTTCGCACCGGAGATCCACCCGACGATCGAGGTCGGCGTCACCGCGCTGTCGGCCGCGGCCCGGGAGTTCCTCGCGTAG
- a CDS encoding TetR/AcrR family transcriptional regulator, with translation MVDSDQTVRVRPATLAKREQILKAAVEIFGNKGSTNGTLADVAEQVGITHAGVLHHFGSKQKLLLEVLAYRDQADVAELAEKHIPDGPELFLHLVRTAFANEKRPGIVQAYTVLSAESVTDDHPARHFFEDRYTTLRREVTAAFHELCAQEGVRDPDTIAAAAAAILAVMDGLQLQWLLHPDVVELGGASEFAIQAIVNAVLHPGPALPTYVHPA, from the coding sequence GTGGTAGACAGCGACCAGACAGTGCGCGTGCGCCCGGCGACCCTCGCGAAACGCGAGCAGATCCTCAAAGCAGCCGTCGAGATCTTCGGCAACAAGGGCTCGACCAACGGCACTCTGGCCGACGTGGCCGAGCAGGTCGGCATCACCCACGCCGGCGTCCTGCACCACTTCGGCTCGAAGCAGAAGCTGCTGCTCGAGGTTCTCGCCTATCGCGACCAGGCCGACGTCGCCGAGCTCGCCGAGAAGCACATCCCGGACGGACCTGAGCTGTTCCTGCATCTGGTGCGCACGGCGTTCGCGAACGAGAAGCGGCCCGGCATCGTGCAGGCCTATACGGTGCTGTCCGCCGAGTCGGTGACCGACGACCACCCGGCGCGGCACTTCTTCGAGGACCGCTACACGACCCTGCGTCGCGAGGTCACGGCGGCGTTCCACGAGCTGTGCGCCCAGGAGGGTGTGCGCGATCCCGACACGATCGCCGCAGCCGCCGCCGCGATCCTCGCGGTGATGGACGGTCTGCAGCTGCAGTGGCTCCTGCACCCCGACGTCGTCGAGCTCGGCGGAGCCAGCGAATTCGCGATCCAGGCGATCGTGAACGCCGTGCTGCACCCCGGGCCGGCGCTGCCGACGTACGTGCACCCCGCCTGA
- a CDS encoding ABC transporter substrate-binding protein → MKLRKSLIAATAITALGVSALAGCSAGGGSDDGAGSASLTIAKPDGAITTESNNPFVGDSSASKYGYGKVIFETLALVNQTGDRGVTPWLADSLEWNDDYTVLTVVPRADVTWSDGEPFTAEDIVYSYELASTPALDTAGLQLDSAAVDGDKVVLTFAASKYVNQARALHVPIVPKHIWENLDDPATDPVKGDDLVGTGPYVLSNWSTESVTLDARDDYWGGDLAVPELHYVSYGDNTALTTALANGDADWAQAFIPQIEEQFLSADPEHNKFWAAPTTGSATLFMNLQQKPFDDPAFRQALAWVIDRDAYVDIAREGASEAVWSVTGLSSILDDEIQPEFQGKEYAVDAEKARDLLTTAGYTWKDDALIDPDGAPVSFTLSVPSGWSDWNTAQELIAEDVTEAIGAEVKIDMPDWGGWADPRDNGTFSAIIHWLEDSGTAYGLYTSTMDPRWISDGKAGFNFGRFDDPTATAALNSYANASSDEERTAAVDTLQTIFSEQVPAIPLGAHPLLGEFNTRNYVGWPSEEDPYASADPTQQNIVQILTKLKPAE, encoded by the coding sequence ATGAAGCTCAGAAAGTCTCTGATCGCCGCGACCGCGATCACCGCCCTCGGCGTATCGGCCCTCGCCGGATGCTCGGCAGGCGGTGGATCCGACGATGGCGCCGGTTCCGCATCTCTCACCATCGCGAAGCCCGACGGCGCGATCACCACCGAATCCAACAACCCCTTCGTCGGCGACTCGTCCGCCTCGAAATACGGCTACGGCAAGGTGATCTTCGAGACCCTCGCCCTCGTGAACCAGACCGGCGACCGCGGCGTCACTCCGTGGCTCGCCGACAGCCTGGAATGGAACGACGACTACACGGTGCTCACTGTCGTTCCTCGCGCCGACGTCACCTGGAGCGACGGCGAGCCCTTCACCGCCGAAGACATCGTCTACTCCTACGAGCTCGCCTCCACCCCCGCCCTCGACACCGCGGGCCTCCAGCTCGACAGCGCTGCCGTCGACGGCGACAAGGTCGTGCTGACCTTCGCCGCGTCGAAGTACGTCAACCAGGCCCGCGCCCTGCACGTGCCGATCGTCCCGAAGCACATCTGGGAGAACCTCGACGACCCGGCCACCGACCCCGTCAAGGGCGACGACCTGGTGGGCACCGGACCCTACGTCCTCTCGAACTGGTCGACCGAGTCGGTCACGCTCGACGCCCGCGACGACTACTGGGGCGGCGACCTGGCTGTGCCCGAGCTGCACTACGTCTCGTACGGCGACAACACGGCTCTCACCACGGCCCTCGCGAACGGCGACGCCGACTGGGCGCAGGCGTTCATCCCGCAGATCGAGGAGCAGTTCCTCTCGGCCGATCCCGAGCACAACAAGTTCTGGGCGGCTCCCACCACCGGTTCCGCGACGCTGTTCATGAACCTGCAGCAGAAGCCGTTCGACGACCCGGCCTTCCGTCAGGCGCTCGCCTGGGTGATCGACCGCGACGCCTACGTCGACATCGCCCGCGAGGGCGCCAGCGAGGCCGTCTGGTCGGTGACGGGACTCTCCTCGATCCTCGACGACGAGATCCAGCCCGAGTTCCAGGGCAAGGAGTACGCGGTCGACGCCGAGAAGGCCCGTGACCTGCTCACCACCGCCGGGTACACCTGGAAGGACGACGCGCTGATCGACCCCGACGGCGCACCCGTCTCGTTCACGCTCTCCGTCCCCTCCGGCTGGAGCGACTGGAACACCGCGCAGGAGCTGATCGCCGAAGACGTCACGGAGGCCATCGGCGCCGAGGTCAAGATCGACATGCCCGACTGGGGCGGCTGGGCCGATCCCCGAGACAACGGCACGTTCTCCGCGATCATCCATTGGCTCGAGGACAGTGGCACGGCCTACGGCCTGTACACCTCGACCATGGACCCGCGATGGATCTCGGACGGGAAGGCCGGCTTCAACTTCGGTCGCTTCGACGACCCGACGGCGACGGCCGCGCTGAACTCCTACGCCAACGCCTCGTCGGACGAGGAGCGCACCGCCGCGGTCGACACGCTGCAGACGATCTTCTCCGAGCAGGTGCCGGCCATCCCGCTGGGCGCGCACCCGCTGCTGGGCGAGTTCAACACCCGCAACTACGTCGGATGGCCTTCGGAAGAGGACCCGTACGCGTCTGCCGACCCGACTCAGCAGAACATCGTGCAGATCCTCACGAAGCTGAAGCCCGCCGAGTAA